A genomic window from Myotis daubentonii chromosome 4, mMyoDau2.1, whole genome shotgun sequence includes:
- the LOC132232350 gene encoding DNA-directed RNA polymerases I, II, and III subunit RPABC4-like — MGTHKDVQPPKQQPRIYICGECQAENEIKSRDPIRCRECGYRIMYKKRTKRLVVFEAR; from the coding sequence ATGGGCACCCACAAGGACGTCCAACCCCCAAAGCAGCAGCCAAGGATATATATCTGTGGAGAATGTCaggcagaaaatgaaataaaatccagGGATCCAATCAGGTGCAGAGAATGTGGATACAGAATAATGTACAAGAAAAGAACTAAAAGATTAGTGGTTTTTGAGGCTCGatga